From Echinicola jeungdonensis, the proteins below share one genomic window:
- a CDS encoding C40 family peptidase, with protein MQLGLAQHFRKFFIPLILLALIALSSCSSSKRIRKSQAKQVVKTAMSYRGTPYRYGGTTRSGLDCSALLYLSFQSIGVSLPRTSAAQSKVGKKVSIKKLEEGDVVFFATGRRKNRVTHAGIITEANKKRTQFIHSSSSLGVTEDNLFSTYWFNKLVRARRIF; from the coding sequence ATGCAATTAGGACTAGCACAACATTTTCGAAAATTTTTTATCCCCTTAATTCTTTTGGCTCTTATTGCATTAAGCTCTTGTTCTTCTTCCAAAAGAATTAGGAAAAGCCAAGCCAAACAGGTAGTTAAAACGGCCATGTCCTATCGGGGAACTCCCTATAGATATGGGGGTACCACTCGGTCAGGGTTGGATTGTTCAGCCCTTTTGTACCTTTCCTTCCAAAGTATCGGGGTAAGCTTACCAAGAACTTCAGCAGCACAAAGCAAAGTGGGGAAAAAAGTTTCCATTAAAAAATTGGAAGAAGGGGATGTGGTGTTTTTTGCCACAGGAAGAAGAAAAAACAGGGTCACCCATGCTGGAATAATCACGGAGGCCAATAAAAAAAGGACTCAGTTTATACATTCCAGCTCCTCATTGGGAGTAACGGAGGACAACCTGTTTTCCACCTATTGGTTCAATAAACTGGTTAGGGCCAGAAGAATATTCTAG